The sequence below is a genomic window from Vespula pensylvanica isolate Volc-1 chromosome 1, ASM1446617v1, whole genome shotgun sequence.
TTGGTACACCTCTATAGAAAGAGGGATAACCACTGGAACCTGTCCGTCGCCAATCATATCTGGATAATAATTCaacgattattaaattaatatttcctgAAAAAATCCTGCCTTTTCaactaaacattttttttataatagtaacgagtttttataatatgagAAAAGCACCTGAGAATGTACCTAATGGATGTTCGTGTACTTTGCGTCTTATCGAGATCTATACTGTCGGTTGGTGGACTGATTGACAATTTTCGAGGTCGAAATGGGCATCTCTGTTGAAATTCCCGCTTGAATTTTTCCtgtaaaaatttcgaaataatgataacgGCCATttccataatttattatctataatgaaaattaGGATTAATGGCTTACATTGTATATACCATAAACGAATGGATTGCAGCAACTATTTGACATGGCTAGCCAATCGCAACAGAaccatataatatttatatattgataccTGCAATAaactatattttatgaaaaagatatgtatccgcgtatgttataaaaattaatgaagttTTATTTACGGTTGGTGTTTGGAAAGATTTTGATAAACAATTTACTCACTGATTTATTTCGGAATAAGTGTATTGCAGTACGTTGTACGATTGTATCGGTAACCAGCATATCGCGAATAATACGACGACAATTACCAACATTTTGATAACCTGCGTTTattagaaaaacattttttatgaaaaaaaattacatttttttatttctcctttgttAAGCATAAATTAGCGGTCGGTAACGTTCCACGTTATATCGATAATGTATCAAGTCTTTCTTATCatcagaaatataaaaaagtgttTTTATCATATGTTACTCAAGAGCGATATTATCGACAAAGTATGGGGCGTTATCTATTTTTAGGCGCGATACTCGACAAATTAATGCAATGAatgaacaaattaattatatagcaTCGAGAATATTCAAGATACTCGATATttcatattgtataaaaatttcagtttgtaatacaaacatacgtacaaaaacataccttttttttatttttcataaaagcaGCATCACGCGAATCTTCTGCATTTCCAGGTGCTCTACTGCCCCAAAGTGTTCTAGCCATTCTAGCGTACACGACGGATATTATTGAAAGAGGCGTCATGTATTGTAAGAAAACCAGTAGCGCTCGATACGTTAGCATCGAATTTTCTGACATGTTTTCATTATGGCAGAACGGTTTCAAGTGATAGCGTCCAcctaaaaatattgaaataaataaaatatcgatttattatttatcattcttattcatatttttttttttgatcgatttaaGATTGACTATCTTTCGAAATACAGCTACCGTCCGTTAGAAAATAGATAGTAACCTTACGAAATGTACAGGCCTACTGCGTTTTCGAGATAGATTTATTCGGATATGATTTTGTCTTAAAAAAAGGACTTGCGGAAGTGACAATGTGATACGCAGGGAGACCATGATCTTTTGCGGTGCCTATTACAATGATATTAGGGCCAACTCGATACCTTTAAATGGGCTTTTAAGGACGTCACGATCCTGTTACGCAATGCGATACTTTATCAGTATTATAGACTACCTGTCAAACTCTTCCTTgcgttattcttttttacgcaTTACTTGTATTATATCCTGCGTATGTTATTTATTCCATTGTAAGTTGGAGCTGTCTAAAACataatttcaatcgaatttattttctgtctatctctctcttatcatttctctcgtcctcctgttatttttcttcctttcttttattatctctctttctcttttttgctctttttattaaatatttatgaattgaTATGAAACAGTCTTAATACAGTTAAACAGTCTTGCTCATAATTAAAAGAGTACTTGATAAATCAAgtagagataaatatatagatagatagagatacagatagagacagaaatagagatagatagacagacagatagatagatagagagagagagagagaaagagggagagagaaagaaaaataactaaaaaaaaaaaaagagaagaaaggcgCGGTATGTATGTAGATTCGTTGACGTCTTTTACTCATAAAAGGCGGAGTCAATTTTTATGAGCGATATTCTCTGGCACAcacttctctttttaatagaTGCTACGTGGATGgaaaaaatactatttttttatgagaCGGTTATCTGGGAATTACGAgatgaacatttttaaaagttaaatcaaatatttgagttttcttttttatttgttcatttttatcggGAAATGAAAAGGACGTACTCGATACTACCGATTCCTAGCAATCTTCTAATTTAGCACAATTCCAAATTTCAACGTATAGAGAAAATCGACCTGTTCTCCTAATGCGTCCGCATTCTCTTCTGTTCAAGAACCTAATGCGCTTGCAACCTTCATTATCCATTGTAGAAATTCTAAGTATGCCATGTACTGTATTCTGGTCTCTTGTGAACTTTGACGAAGttaaacattataaattcgtaattCCAGATCGATTTGTCCTTTGTATATCCATAGAAAAGTCTCTCTCGGCACTTTCTACAAGAGATTCgtcgataaatcgaacgaGAACACCGCAATAgtaatgtacatatgtacttagtCTCTTTGAGGTTGTTCGAGGACTCGAGTAGTGATCGATTGTCCTCTCGTAAATTGGTTGGATTAGTAGAAAGTTATTATGAAGAGTGTACTCCATAtccaatttgttttttttccatgACAATTTCCGTGATCATCCTTTTGTATTACTGTAGtcgaatcgatagaaaataacgTTCTGATTGTTCATTAGCTATAAATTAGCTCGTATACTAGATCGATAGTCCGGATGTTATTGTTAGGAAGAGGGAATCGTATGTATTCAATGCCAGATGGACTCTCGTTAACCCATggggaaaaataaatttaaaattagaatGGAATACAAATAAACAAGAACGTATATGTAGCGCGGAATGGTGGTCAGCGAATGATACCGTTGGGATTCCTTATGAATTGTTTTTTCAGGACATTTACGTTACCTTTCATGTCGCGATATCTCGGTGCATTTCCACGAGATCGATTAAGAGTTTACAGCGagcgttaaagaaaaatcatctGCAACCTAAATCGAGTGAAGCACTGCGATTTTATCGAGGCCGGTCGGAGCATCAACGTTTGTTATCATTTCGAGGCATTCGATTTTAAAACTTGAGAATCACAGATCGATGTTCGCGTTAATCTGGTTAATTCGcaatcaagaaaataaaagtaaaatgaagaaTTCTCTTACTAGTCATTTTTTCTGGTATCATAATCACCCTGAGCGCAAGTGCCATTGGTGTTGCTAAAGCTGTAGCCAGCATCCAAATTCCCGCAACGATGATTCTTGCTCTCAGCTTCGTCGGACTAGCgctgtaaatataattaatatcttgagataaaaaaaggctTACATTTTGAAAACGTCAAAcataaatagatttttcattttgttgcatatgtaatgtttatttaaatcttcttttctttcgtttcttctttataataaaatagcgaagagaagaaatgtcaaagttatgtatattcgtaaaaatattttttgagaCAGTCATTGATGTAAACGAGATTACCTACGTATTACCTTCCTAGCGAACTTTGTTTAATTTTCACGACACGATCGAGTGCATCACCCTAACGAGTTTAACAACGAGATAACCGAGTTTTGCACAGTCGATTTCTCAACATAGCTTTGGactttatttagttttatcaATAACTCTGTTggttatgtatataaatcttttataaatcgatatccACGAACGTCATTTTCTcaagatgaaaagaaactttGAGCGTAAAACGATATTGTGTCCTATTTTCTCGTAATACCTAcctttttacatattttttattcgtctctgtctcttttttgtattatatttgaaagtaCATTTAAAGTCGCTTTAAtcttgatataaaattatttaaagcatcaactttatataaaaaataaaagattaatataggcatttgttaagaaaataaagaatttttcaaagatgaCCCACTCGTAGATGTTAATCGTTTCTGATGTACAATGATCTATTGTTGACAATAGATGTTTGTACATCAGAAGATTAGTTTTGACAATATCTCACCTGAGTGGTTTGAGAATGGCACGATGTCTATCGACCGCGATTGCTGTGAGCGTGAACACCGATACGTTCACGCAAAGTACACGAACGAAGGGACAGAAGGCGCACATAAAGTGCGGAAGGTTCCACCTCTGCAGCAAGGCTGCTTGAAActtggaagaaagaagaatgtgaAGAACGATATCaagtatgtaaaatatataaataaaatatgttaactACCTGAAATGGAATGACGAAGAGACCGATAATAATGTC
It includes:
- the LOC122628878 gene encoding RYamide receptor-like isoform X2 → MNDSWSSYEDLEEWSSMLNATFWIDKNETYSENDEDLYDVPTSVTVILSICYGSISVLAIVGNSLVMWIVTTTRRMQNMTNFFIANLALADIIIGLFVIPFQFQAALLQRWNLPHFMCAFCPFVRVLCVNVSVFTLTAIAVDRHRAILKPLSASPTKLRARIIVAGIWMLATALATPMALALRVIMIPEKMTSGRYHLKPFCHNENMSENSMLTYRALLVFLQYMTPLSIISVVYARMARTLWGSRAPGNAEDSRDAAFMKNKKKVIKMLVIVVVLFAICWLPIQSYNVLQYTYSEINQYQYINIIWFCCDWLAMSNSCCNPFVYGIYNEKFKREFQQRCPFRPRKLSISPPTDSIDLDKTQSTRTSIRYDWRRTGSSGYPSFYRGVPMRESSKISINGNNESISRQKSTSTRWTRNEQKNQYCSDQRSPSKAAELYVFSSGRHKRTKSIGTEELCL
- the LOC122628878 gene encoding RYamide receptor-like isoform X1; translation: MNDSWSSYEDLEEWSSMLNATFWIDKNETYSENDEDLYDVPTSVTVILSICYGSISVLAIVGNSLVMWIVTTTRRMQNMTNFFIANLALADIIIGLFVIPFQFQAALLQRWNLPHFMCAFCPFVRVLCVNVSVFTLTAIAVDRHRAILKPLSASPTKLRARIIVAGIWMLATALATPMALALRVIMIPEKMTSGRYHLKPFCHNENMSENSMLTYRALLVFLQYMTPLSIISVVYARMARTLWGSRAPGNAEDSRDAAFMKNKKKVIKMLVIVVVLFAICWLPIQSYNVLQYTYSEINQYQYINIIWFCCDWLAMSNSCCNPFVYGIYNEKFKREFQQRCPFRPRKLSISPPTDSIDLDKTQSTRTSIRYILRYDWRRTGSSGYPSFYRGVPMRESSKISINGNNESISRQKSTSTRWTRNEQKNQYCSDQRSPSKAAELYVFSSGRHKRTKSIGTEELCL